Proteins encoded within one genomic window of Dyadobacter chenhuakuii:
- a CDS encoding efflux RND transporter permease subunit, with translation MFNRFIDQPVLSTVISVLIVILGVLGLISLPIAQYPEIAPPTVVVSTSYQGANADVVLNSVIVPLEEQINGVEDMTYMTSSAGNDGTARITINFKLGTNPDLASVNVQNRVARATALLPQEVTRSGVTTAKSQSSNLVIFSLYSENPAYDQTFLQNYAEINLVPLIKRVSGVGEANAFGRMDYSMRIWLKPDVMATYGLVPSDVSTALAEQNIEAAPGQFGEQGLQSFQYVIKYSGRLKDAGEFEEVVIKATPSGQVLRLKDIARVELGAMSYASSTTTNSNPSVGVSISQTAGSNAKEVIEGSLQVLDNAAKSFPSGIKYVTLINANDFLDASIEKVIHTLIEAFILVFLVVFIFLQDFRSTLIPAIAVPVAILGTFFFLLLFGFTINLLTLFALVLAIGIVVDDAIVVVEAVHAKLDEGYTSALKATKDAMSEISGAIISITLVMAAVFLPVSFIEGSSGVFYKQFGLTLAIAIMLSAVNALTLSPALCAIFLKPHKEDTSHKKNILQRVYGWFNRTFDKTIQRYKQAVSFLIAKKWVAGLIIAVFAGLFYYLMQTTPSAFVPNEDTGSIMADIALPPSASTERTEAIMKQVEAIARSIPEVQNILKITGRGMISGVGSNYGMVVMRLKPWSERGGEGQDVQALIGKLFAKTGGIRDAKIIFFAPPTISGFGSSGGFEFQLQDKSGSDIALFSKIGNDFLAALSKRPEIQYASTAFNVNFPQYQIDVNVAKAKVAGITVNDIMSTMQGYYGGVYASNFNQFGKQFRVMYQAEAASRANPEGLSNIYVRNANGQMAPITGFITMKRVYGPQSISRFNLFTSIGVTGSPNPGFSSGDAIAAIQQVAAEVLPQGYGYEFSGMTREEISAGGQTVFVFMLVIVFVYLLLSAQYGSYILPFAVLLSLPIGLAGTFLFASLFGITNNIYLQITLVMLIGLLAKNAILIVEFAVERRRHGMSLVEAAVEGAQARLRPILMTSFAFILGLVPLMLSTGAGAIGNRSIGTGAVGGMLVGTLIGVFVIPVLYIVFQSLQEMISGPPKPITEQVQDDH, from the coding sequence CCGACCTTGCATCTGTAAATGTGCAGAATCGCGTCGCGCGGGCAACTGCGCTCTTGCCGCAGGAAGTCACGCGCTCCGGTGTAACGACGGCCAAAAGCCAAAGCAGTAACCTTGTGATTTTTTCCTTATACAGCGAGAATCCCGCCTATGATCAGACATTTTTGCAAAACTATGCGGAGATAAACCTGGTGCCCTTAATTAAGCGCGTATCAGGGGTTGGAGAGGCGAATGCGTTCGGACGTATGGATTATTCCATGCGGATCTGGTTGAAACCGGATGTGATGGCAACTTATGGGCTTGTCCCTTCGGATGTCAGCACTGCACTGGCAGAGCAAAATATAGAGGCTGCCCCCGGTCAGTTCGGTGAACAGGGCTTGCAATCCTTTCAGTACGTGATCAAGTATTCGGGCAGGCTCAAAGATGCAGGCGAGTTTGAAGAAGTGGTCATCAAGGCCACGCCAAGTGGTCAGGTATTACGGCTCAAAGACATTGCCCGCGTGGAGCTGGGCGCTATGAGCTATGCCAGCAGTACGACAACCAATAGCAACCCCTCGGTAGGTGTATCCATCAGCCAAACAGCGGGCTCCAATGCCAAGGAAGTGATTGAAGGAAGTTTGCAGGTATTGGATAATGCCGCCAAATCGTTCCCTTCCGGTATCAAGTACGTCACGCTGATCAATGCAAACGATTTTCTGGATGCATCCATTGAAAAGGTGATCCATACGCTCATTGAAGCATTCATTCTGGTGTTTTTAGTAGTTTTTATTTTCCTGCAAGATTTTCGGTCTACGCTTATTCCCGCTATTGCTGTTCCGGTGGCTATTCTGGGCACTTTTTTCTTTCTGCTGCTTTTTGGGTTCACGATTAACCTTTTGACATTGTTTGCATTGGTCTTGGCCATTGGGATTGTCGTTGATGATGCCATAGTCGTGGTGGAAGCCGTTCATGCTAAACTGGACGAGGGATACACATCCGCGCTCAAAGCCACAAAAGACGCCATGAGTGAAATTTCGGGAGCCATCATCTCAATCACCCTTGTGATGGCGGCGGTATTTCTGCCGGTAAGTTTTATCGAAGGCTCATCCGGGGTGTTTTACAAACAATTTGGCTTGACGCTCGCCATTGCGATTATGCTCTCTGCTGTCAATGCACTCACGCTCAGTCCTGCATTGTGCGCTATATTTTTAAAACCGCATAAAGAAGATACAAGCCATAAAAAGAACATTTTACAACGTGTTTATGGCTGGTTCAACCGCACATTTGACAAGACAATCCAGCGCTACAAACAAGCCGTTTCATTCCTGATTGCGAAGAAGTGGGTTGCGGGATTGATCATTGCCGTGTTTGCCGGCCTGTTTTATTATCTGATGCAAACCACCCCTTCTGCATTCGTGCCTAATGAAGATACTGGCTCTATCATGGCTGATATTGCCCTGCCACCTTCGGCATCGACGGAAAGAACAGAGGCCATCATGAAGCAAGTCGAGGCAATTGCGCGTTCGATCCCGGAAGTACAGAATATATTAAAAATTACAGGTAGAGGGATGATCAGCGGAGTTGGAAGCAACTATGGGATGGTTGTAATGCGGCTGAAACCCTGGTCTGAGCGTGGAGGGGAAGGACAGGATGTTCAGGCTTTGATTGGAAAATTATTTGCAAAAACAGGCGGGATCAGGGATGCCAAGATCATCTTTTTTGCACCTCCGACCATTTCAGGGTTTGGCTCATCGGGCGGGTTTGAGTTTCAGCTGCAAGACAAAAGTGGAAGTGACATTGCCCTATTCTCTAAAATTGGCAATGATTTTCTGGCAGCATTAAGTAAGCGGCCTGAAATTCAGTACGCGTCCACTGCATTCAATGTGAATTTTCCGCAGTATCAGATCGATGTGAATGTGGCCAAGGCAAAAGTGGCAGGCATCACTGTCAATGACATCATGAGCACGATGCAGGGCTATTACGGCGGCGTGTATGCATCTAATTTCAATCAGTTTGGTAAACAATTCCGGGTCATGTACCAGGCCGAGGCTGCTTCGCGGGCTAATCCCGAAGGGCTCAGCAACATTTATGTCCGCAATGCAAACGGCCAGATGGCGCCTATTACGGGCTTTATCACCATGAAGAGAGTGTATGGGCCTCAGTCAATTTCCAGGTTTAATTTATTTACTTCTATTGGTGTTACCGGTTCGCCCAATCCAGGGTTTAGCTCAGGCGATGCCATTGCGGCCATTCAGCAAGTGGCTGCTGAGGTACTTCCACAAGGATATGGATATGAGTTTTCAGGGATGACCAGGGAAGAGATTTCTGCTGGCGGGCAGACCGTTTTCGTCTTCATGCTGGTCATCGTTTTTGTCTATTTGCTGCTTAGCGCACAGTATGGAAGCTATATATTGCCTTTCGCGGTGCTTCTTTCCCTTCCGATCGGATTGGCAGGCACATTCTTATTCGCCAGCTTATTTGGTATCACCAACAATATTTATCTGCAAATCACACTGGTCATGCTGATAGGGCTTTTGGCAAAGAATGCAATTCTGATTGTCGAATTTGCAGTGGAACGTAGGCGGCATGGGATGTCGCTGGTGGAAGCGGCTGTCGAAGGTGCACAGGCACGGTTGCGTCCGATCCTGATGACCTCTTTTGCTTTTATTCTGGGTTTGGTTCCACTCATGCTTTCAACCGGCGCAGGTGCAATTGGAAACCGCTCCATTGGAACTGGTGCCGTAGGAGGAATGCTGGTAGGAACGCTCATTGGGGTTTTTGTGATACCGGTGCTTTATATCGTATTCCAGTCTTTACAAGAAATGATCAGCGGTCCGCCCAAGCCAATTACAGAACAAGTTCAGGACGATCATTGA